The following proteins come from a genomic window of Pseudochaenichthys georgianus chromosome 17, fPseGeo1.2, whole genome shotgun sequence:
- the LOC117461959 gene encoding solute carrier family 22 member 23-like yields the protein MAVVQLDREDHQPENGFVSPETTSPGLLTLTDGSVLPFLGGFGKYQKQLIVLTWIPALFIGFSQYSDNFLLAQPNNTCIQPLANLTYHNATHSSLLDGPKNISARAARMYANGSYGTHNDTANMQCGCSEWTFELHTGLVQNVVTKWSLVCDSAWKVHIAKFSLLVGSIFGYLTFGVLADWFGRHPVLIISVLFMLVFGLTVAFSVNVPMFSTLRFFEGFCLAGIYLSLYVLRIELCLPGWRFSMTMVASFVVLGGQLLMPGVAYLCRDWQVLQAVIICPLLLMLSYIWIFPESLRWLLATQQYCRSKWIMGHIAKKNQVNMELDPDNILTELQRALQNKHKKTCIVKMVGTRNLWKNIFVLCVNSLTGYGIHHCFARSMMDPEAQETTMFHNFYADYYTMAGIAVASCMALCPAVGLMGRRGGLLMFMIITALASLLQLGLLNLVGKYSGHLNIDNSGTLNKNFSVAFSIIGMFSSHAVSNLSIFFCAEITPTVIRGGGLGLVLASAGFGMLTAPIMELHNQKGYFLHHIIFACCTLICIICILLLPETRYQPLPETLADGERYTRQPLLPPRKPGEQRLLLAQSESSRDYTRVHDTPLHEAAATAVSTMDSTASSAVDLTALSVGDISAPVFIELNPSKPVLKDPNGHSLPSLSKTPINPTLGKDGVIYASKEHLLSSTPSHQPPCATDPLLAHVEEPQSVVVESVEPLKNSASPELKGIGPSLTKESAATPSPSLDRSTPPLPQTVLASSQICTTPTIEPPPSSTLESPNPMENEISDIALKIDPPFPDSPQAESPTPSMHDSLPPSPTPSPVPVPACHISTDLPPSISENSDIPTQLEIVEQSTSTPSNRDSPIPPVIDPEQLQLDPTSPCVNDISPRPPTPPSTDTVFPSPTPPPPIDSGHTPSEASSTPPVINTVSTTAEIPTVLPVTDIVPTSTPESTTLTIQPTQDSAASSSVDSAPTPIPDSGSTEAAPSSLMDCTVSSPIDSGVLFISDSASTENNIVNGVNSL from the exons ATGGCCGTGGTGCAGCTCGACAGGGAGGACCACCAACCTGAGAACGGCTTCGTGTCCCCCGAAACCACGTCGCCGGGGCTGCTGACACTCACCGACGGCTCGGTGCTGCCATTTCTCGGGGGTTTTGGCAAGTACCAGAAACAGCTGATCGTGCTGACATGGATCCCGGCGTTATTCATTGGATTCAGCCAGTACTCTGATAATTTCCTCCTTGCCCAGCCGAACAACACATGTATCCAGCCTTTGGCAAATCTGACTTATCATAATGCAACCCATTCCTCGTTGTTGGACGGTCCAAAAAACATCAGTGCGCGGGCAGCTCGTATGTATGCCAATGGAAGTTACGGTACCCACAATGACACGGCCAACATGCAGTGTGGGTGCAGTGAGTGGACTTTCGAGCTGCACACTGGGCTCGTACAGAACGTGGTTACCAAG TGGAGTCTGGTGTGTGATTCAGCATGGAAAGTCCATATCGCCAAATTCTCTCTGTTGGTGGGATCCATCTTTGGATACCTGACTTTTGGAGTCCTGGCTGACTG GTTTGGTCGCCACCCAGTGCTGATCATTTCGGTGCTGTTCATGCTGGTGTTTGGTCTGACTGTGGCCTTCTCCGTCAACGTCCCTATGTTCAGCACCCTGCGCTTCTTTGAGGGCTTCTGCCTGGCGGGGATCTACCTTTCTCTCTATGTCCTCA GGATCGAGCTCTGCCTACCAGGATGGCGTTTCTCCATGACCATGGTGGCTAGCTTTGTGGTGCTGGGCGGTCAGCTGCTGATGCCTGGAGTGGCGTACCTCTGTCGTGACTGGCAGGTCCTCCAAGCTGTCATCATCTGTCCCCTGCTGCTGATGCTGTCCTACATCTG GATCTTCCCTGAGTCACTGCGTTGGCTACTGGCCACTCAGCAGTACTGCCGCTCCAAGTGGATCATGGGACACATAGCAAAGAAAAACCAAGTGAACATGGAGCTGGACCCGGATAATATCCTCACAG AACTGCAGAGAGCTCTTCAAAATAAACACAAGAAGACGTGCATTGTGAAAATGGTCGGGACGAGAAACCTGTGGAAGAACATTTTTGTGCTCTGTGTCAACTC GCTAACAGGCTATGGGATCCACCACTGCTTCGCCCGCAGCATGATGGACCCTGAGGCTCAGGAGACGACTATGTTCCATAACTTCTATGCAGATTACTACACCATGGCGGGCATTGCGGTGGCCTCCTGCATGGCCCTGTGCCCGGCCGTGGGCCTGATGGGCCGGAGGGGGGGCCTTCTCATGTTTATGATCATCACTGCCCTGGCATCTCTACTGCAGTTGGGCCTGCTTAACT TGGTGGGGAAGTACAGTGGCCATCTGAATATAG ATAACTCGGGTACGCTGAATAAGAACTTCTCCGTCGCCTTTTCTATCATCGGCATGTTCTCCTCCCACGCAGTCAGCAACCTGAGCATCTTTTTCTGTGCCGAGATCACTCCCACTGTGATAAG GGGTGGTGGGCTGGGTCTGGTCCTAGCCAGCGCAGGCTTTGGCATGTTGACTGCACCCATCATGGAGCTCCACAATCAGAAGGGCTACTTTCTTCATCACATCATTTTTGCCTGCTGCACTCTCATCTGCATCATCTGCATTCTCCTGCTGCCCGAGACACGCTACCAGCCCCTCCCAGAGACCCTGGCTGACGGCGAGAGATACACCCGTCAACCTCTCCTCCCCCCGAGGAAACCTGGAGAACAGCGCCTCTTGCTGGCTCAGTCTGAGAGCAGCAGGGACTACACCAGGGTGCACGACACACCGCTCCACGAAGCAGCCGCCACTGCCGTGTCCACCATGGACTCCACGGCCTCTTCGGCTGTTGATTTGACCGCTTTGTCAGTGGGAGATATATCCGCTCCAGTGTTCATCGAGCTGAACCCCAGCAAGCCTGTGCTTAAAGACCCCAACGGTCACTCACTTCCATCCTTATCCAAAACTCCCATCAACCCAACCCTGGGTAAAGATGGAGTCATATATGCCAGTAAAGAGCACCTGCTGTCTTCCACTCCTTCACACCAACCACCATGCGCCACAGACCCACTTTTAGCCCATGTCGAAGAACCTCAATCAGTAGTCGTGGAATCTGTTGAGCCATTGAAGAATTCTGCCAGTCCTGAATTGAAAGGCATTGGTCCCTCCCTTACAAAAGAGTCAGCAGCGACCCCCTCTCCTTCATTAGACCGCTCCACTCCCCCCCTTCCCCAAACTGTGCTTGCCTCCTCCCAGATCTGCACCACACCCACCATTGAGCCCCCACCTAGCTCCACATTAGAATCCCCTAACCCAATGGAAAATGAGATCAGTGATATCGCCCTGAAAATTGACCCACCTTTCCCTGACTCTCCTCAAGCAGAATCGCCTACTCCATCCATGCATGACAGCCTCCCTCCATCCCCTACCCCCTCCCCAGTTCCAGTACCAGCTTGTCACATTTCCACTGACCTTCCGCCCTCCATTAGTGAAAACTCTGACATTCCCACCCAGTTAGAAATAGTGGAACAATCTACATCCACTCCTTCAAATAGAGACTCCCCCATACCTCCTGTTATAGACCCTGAACAGCTACAGTTAGACCCAACATCTCCCTGTGTTAATGATATATCCCCTCGTCCCCCTACTCCCCCTAGCACAGACACTGTTTTCCCCTCACCCACTCCCCCCCCACCCATTGACTCAGGCCATACACCCTCAGAGGCCTCTTCCACTCCCCCTGTTATAAATACTGTCAGCACCACTGCAGAAATTCCTACCGTTCTCCCCGTCACAGACATTGTGCCCACCTCCACTCCAGAATCTACCACTCTGACTATTCAACCCACGCAGGATTCAGCAGCTTCCTCTTCTGTAGATTCAGCACCAACTCCCATCCCAGATTCAGGATCTACGGAAGCAGCTCCGTCTTCTCTTATGGACTGCACCGTCTCCTCCCCCATAGACTCTGGCGTCCTTTTTATCAGTGACAGTGCCAGCACAGAAAACAACATTGTCAATGGCGTGAACTCGTTATGA